The Mytilus galloprovincialis chromosome 4, xbMytGall1.hap1.1, whole genome shotgun sequence genome contains a region encoding:
- the LOC143073469 gene encoding uncharacterized protein LOC143073469 isoform X1 has protein sequence MVSSTENSENYLWDDRPKCLMVLQDVPLHEPKTYQMSSTNVVLQRHDLIGSSKSSSSSSSSTIGSYRSSSSSGSYKSSLSSGSVLGSSKSSSTDDGSVTYKLSGSDSTVDNDNNEFDTNANLKDSDMVEQTSQNESTTSSGCLSDSYDIAVKMLSSSQIDEAEKQFLFLYQQMQEKSEDTTQILVQTLNGLADVCTRRSRMCRSNPMEWQWLCMHAIALLQYTMEICDSELETEMENDTIEWYTEQKQALEQKCKPLEDSLNRALYNCMKHEARKYLDPFRSFSVPNTPGTPSRSMFPLSTGNKFNLYSTMHSQIISKTNENQSADDSHTGLSWLSKFHEYCNDRLQTKNIGTIFNRLFLKKQVQSKHDNDDAESAVSGGSLDWDHSDLDREICNDVPVEEEKESPVKEHSLGFELAASDINNEGWDFFLGDRKNCTFESVVQVASNPHHINGPSKNDIIDIQRRESIKEKEVVSPLHDHSIKLTLTKCYAKLADKLMTEEDYANAEVIYEQVLEIVDEIQDGTAGMLRFYARLLKNCGTAKSKQGKMSQGLKLLNKALETYRDLQDDEANFEIALALLELGNGYVTGRDKDNAVFSYAIGAICEFFEKDGSDDITSSTSSSKSEFSSPEKIEEEQNIDDAIQCYKEALHLLRNHESQREDKQSDLVARSTRRLADCYFMQKEYDKALECYEKSLSMLRNTPSVGRDLVLENAHVLCMLGVSSFMLLMFPRAASTFELALHMVKYAFSLKSTFFHGLLLALMGITFYKMRNYHRCVSMCYQAFEIFCALHGDKLPELPKHKFWLVCQVLYVMGNSYNNLNLHQKAIKYLSVARSVLMASRHRDRRQFMRVLQILGDCYFAQYDYKSALQFYNEALEYGDCESQISFNEVFDANANSDEMSMHNQLVSKSAEAHISMQQYQNAVHYLEQAHDMQETMGDDIKGDLAATLHSLGQMYCGAGDVDKAIDSYNESLEVYREIHNGNLGPEVVSTLGDLAAMCYVKACLCDDVDSELEMIVATEKYFQEALALGKNPVITIRYANFLFSQNNYVDAVKYLKSVLEIEDIETAPDLVYGGLEKVTLPDVLQDEVDCQEEVVLPPSSLARYLLILSHKNLGHTKLAEDNLIDLLMETLDYDIPILYSVLGYSMMEMGVIEEAIWCFGTAVSLENDYRLAIDNFCTCVCIWVLQTLERAVGVICTYYGIYVSPMYLSTTSESIFSYSTYLI, from the exons ATGGTTTCCTCAACAGAAAATTCAGAGAATTATCTTTGGGATGACAGGCCAAAATGTCTTATGGTCTTGCAAg ATGTACCCCTTCACGAACCAAAGACATACCAGATGTCATCTACCAATGTGGTCTTACAAAGACATGATTTGATTGGTTCATCTAAGTCTTCATCATCTAGTAGTAGTTCTACTATTGGTTCATACAGATCATCCTCCAGCTCTGGCTCATACAAGTCTTCATTAAGTAGTGGCTCTGTATTAGGCTCGTCTAAATCTTCCTCCACTGACGATGGATCTGTGACCTATAAACTATCTGGCAGTGATTCCACTGtagacaatgacaacaatgaaTTTGATACAAATGCTAATCTAAAGGACAGCGAT atgGTTGAGCAGACAAGTCAAAATGAGTCGACCACATCCAGTGGCTGTTTGTCTGACTCCTACGATATTGCTGTCAAAATGCTTAGCTCATCACAGATTGATGAGGCAGAGAAGCAATTCCTTTTTCTCTATCAACAAATGCAAGAGAAATCAGAGGATACAACACAGATTCTTGTTCAAACATTGAATGGGCTTGCTGATGTCTGCACAAGAAGAAGTCGTATGTGCCGATCCAACCCGATGGAATGGCAGTGGCTTTGTATGCATGCTATTGCCCTACTTCAATATACAATGGAAATTTGTGATTCTGAATTAGAAACTGAAATGGAAAATGATACTATTGAATGGTATACAGAACAAAAGCAAGCTCTAGAACAGAAATGTAAACCCTTAGAAGACAGTCTAAATAGAGCTTTATATAATTGTATGAAACATGAAGCAAGAAAATATTTAGACCCTTTTCGGTCATTTTCTGTCCCAAATACTCCTGGAACACCATCAAGAAGTATGTTTCCCTTGTCCACTGGAAACAAATTCAATCTATATTCAACCATGCATTCTCAAATCATTAGTAAAACCAATGAAAACCAAAGTGCTGATGATAGCCATACTGGCCTTTCATGGCTATCTAAATTCCACGAGTATTGTAATGACAGACTTCAAACCAAAAATATAGGAACTATTTTCAATAGACTTTTTCTAAAAAAGCAGGTCCAATCCAAGCATGATAATGATGATGCTGAAAGTGCAGTATCAGGAGGTTCGTTAGATTGGGATCACAGTGATTTAGATAGGGAAATTTGTAATGATGTTCCAGTGGAAGAAGAAAAAGAGTCTCCCGTCAAAGAACATTCACTTGGTTTCGAACTTGCTGCAAGTGACATAAACAATGAAGGATGGGATTTCTTCTTAGGGGATCGCAAGAACTGTACTTTTGAAAGTGTAGTACAAGTAGCATCAAATCCACATCATATAAATGGGCCTTCAAAAAACGACATTATAGACATTCAAAGAAGAGAAAGCATTAAGGAAAAAGAAGTGGTCTCCCCTTTACATGATCACAGTATTAAACTGACTCTGACTAAATGTTATGCTAAGTTAGCCGATAAACTAATGACAGAGGAAGACTATGCAAATGCAGAAGTCATCTATGAACAAGTGTTAGAAATTGTAGATGAAATCCAAGATGGTACTGCTGGCATGCTCAGATTTTATGCTCGACTTCTTAAGAATTGTGGAACTGCAAAATCAAAACAAGGAAAAATGTCTCAGGGTTTGAAACTACTAAACAAAGCACTTGAGACTTATCGTGACTTACAAGATGACGAGGCTAATTTTGAAATAGCTCTTGCATTATTGGAACTAGGAAATGGATATGTTACCGGTCGAGATAAAGATAATGCTGTGTTCAGTTATGCCATAGGTGCCATTTGTGAATTCTTCGAAAAAGATGGATCTGATGATATTACAAGCTCCACATCAAGTTCAAAATCTGAGTTTTCCTCACCAGAGAAAATTGAGGAAGAGCAAAATATTGATGATGCTATACAGTGTTATAAAGAAGCTTTACACCTCCTACGTAATCATGAAAGTCAAAGGGAGGATAAACAATCAGACTTGGTGGCAAGATCTACTAGAAGATTAGCGGACTGTTACTTTATGCAAAAGGAATATGACAAGGCACTTGAATGCTATGAAAAATCTTTATCCATGTTAAGGAATACTCCATCCGTAGGAAGAGATCTAGTACTAGAAAATGCTCATGTGCTGTGTATGCTGGGAGTCTCTAGTTTTATGTTACTAATGTTTCCAAGAGCTGCATCAACCTTTGAACTGGCATTACACATGGTTAAGTATGCCTTTTCACTTAAAAGTACATTTTTCCATGGACTTTTACTGGCCTTAATGGGAATTACATTCTACAAAATGAGAAATTATCATCGTTGTGTTTCGATGTGTTATCAGGCTTTCGAAATATTTTGTGCCCTACATGGTGATAAATTACCAGAACTACCAAAGCATAAATTCTGGCTGGTTTGCCAAGTTCTCTATGTCATGGGAAATTCTTACAACAATCTGAACTTACATCAGAAAGCAATCAAATATCTCTCAGTGGCAAGATCAGTATTAATGGCATCCAGACATAGAGACCGTCGACAGTTCATGCGAGTATTACAAATCTTAGGAGATTGTTATTTTGCTCAGTACGATTATAAATCAGCTTTACAATTCTACAATGAAGCACTAGAATATGGAGATTGTGAAAGTCAAATTTCCTTCAATGAAGTATTTGATGCCAATGCCAATTCAGATGAAATGTCAATGCACAATCAGCTGGTTAGCAAATCTGCAGAGGCTCATATTAGTATGCAACAATATCAAAATGCAGTTCATTATCTAGAACAAGCTCATGACATGCAAGAAACTATGGGAGATGATATTAAAGGAGACTTAGCCGCTACTCTTCATTCTCTTGGACAAATGTACTGCGGAGCAGGGGATGTAGATAAAGCAATTGATTCATATAATGAAAGCTTAGAGGTCTACAGAGAAATTCATAATGGAAATCTAGGGCCTGAAGTAGTTTCAACATTGGGAGATCTTGCCGCAATGTGTTATGTGAAAGCTTGTCTTTGTGATGATGTTGATAGCGAGCTGGAAATGATTGTGGCCACTGAAAAATACTTCCAGGAAGCTTTAGCTCTTGGCAAAAACCCGGTAATTACTATTCGTTATGCAAACTTTTTATTTAGCCAAAATAATTATGTTGATGCtgtgaaatatttgaaaagtgTTCTAGAGATAGAGGACATTGAAACAGCACCTGATCTGGTTTATGGTGGTTTAGAAAAAGTCACTCTACCAGATGTCCTACAGGACGAAGTTGACTGCCAAGAAGAAGTTGTTCTTCCACCATCATCCCTTGCCAGATATTTATTGATATTATCCCATAAAAACTTAGGTCATACAAAACTTGCCGAGGACAATCTAATCGATCTCCTTATGGAAACATTAGATTATGATATTCCAATTTTATACTCAGTGCTTGGATATTCAATGATGGAAATGGGAGTTATCGAAGAGGCAATTTGGTGCTTTGGAACAGCAGTATCTCTAGAAAATGACTATAGACTTGCAATTGATAATTTCTGTACATGTGTCTGTATTTGGGTTCTACAAACTTTAGAAAGAGCTGTTGGAGTTATATGTACTTATTATGGAATATATGTTAGTCCCATGTACTTGTCCACTACAAGTGAGAGcattttttcttattcaactTACCTTATCTAA
- the LOC143073469 gene encoding uncharacterized protein LOC143073469 isoform X2, which yields MSWRYTYSSGIEPRSSILTDVPLHEPKTYQMSSTNVVLQRHDLIGSSKSSSSSSSSTIGSYRSSSSSGSYKSSLSSGSVLGSSKSSSTDDGSVTYKLSGSDSTVDNDNNEFDTNANLKDSDMVEQTSQNESTTSSGCLSDSYDIAVKMLSSSQIDEAEKQFLFLYQQMQEKSEDTTQILVQTLNGLADVCTRRSRMCRSNPMEWQWLCMHAIALLQYTMEICDSELETEMENDTIEWYTEQKQALEQKCKPLEDSLNRALYNCMKHEARKYLDPFRSFSVPNTPGTPSRSMFPLSTGNKFNLYSTMHSQIISKTNENQSADDSHTGLSWLSKFHEYCNDRLQTKNIGTIFNRLFLKKQVQSKHDNDDAESAVSGGSLDWDHSDLDREICNDVPVEEEKESPVKEHSLGFELAASDINNEGWDFFLGDRKNCTFESVVQVASNPHHINGPSKNDIIDIQRRESIKEKEVVSPLHDHSIKLTLTKCYAKLADKLMTEEDYANAEVIYEQVLEIVDEIQDGTAGMLRFYARLLKNCGTAKSKQGKMSQGLKLLNKALETYRDLQDDEANFEIALALLELGNGYVTGRDKDNAVFSYAIGAICEFFEKDGSDDITSSTSSSKSEFSSPEKIEEEQNIDDAIQCYKEALHLLRNHESQREDKQSDLVARSTRRLADCYFMQKEYDKALECYEKSLSMLRNTPSVGRDLVLENAHVLCMLGVSSFMLLMFPRAASTFELALHMVKYAFSLKSTFFHGLLLALMGITFYKMRNYHRCVSMCYQAFEIFCALHGDKLPELPKHKFWLVCQVLYVMGNSYNNLNLHQKAIKYLSVARSVLMASRHRDRRQFMRVLQILGDCYFAQYDYKSALQFYNEALEYGDCESQISFNEVFDANANSDEMSMHNQLVSKSAEAHISMQQYQNAVHYLEQAHDMQETMGDDIKGDLAATLHSLGQMYCGAGDVDKAIDSYNESLEVYREIHNGNLGPEVVSTLGDLAAMCYVKACLCDDVDSELEMIVATEKYFQEALALGKNPVITIRYANFLFSQNNYVDAVKYLKSVLEIEDIETAPDLVYGGLEKVTLPDVLQDEVDCQEEVVLPPSSLARYLLILSHKNLGHTKLAEDNLIDLLMETLDYDIPILYSVLGYSMMEMGVIEEAIWCFGTAVSLENDYRLAIDNFCTCVCIWVLQTLERAVGVICTYYGIYVSPMYLSTTSESIFSYSTYLI from the exons ATGTCGTGGAGGTATACCTATAGTTCTGGGATAGAACCTCGATCCTCAATATTAACAG ATGTACCCCTTCACGAACCAAAGACATACCAGATGTCATCTACCAATGTGGTCTTACAAAGACATGATTTGATTGGTTCATCTAAGTCTTCATCATCTAGTAGTAGTTCTACTATTGGTTCATACAGATCATCCTCCAGCTCTGGCTCATACAAGTCTTCATTAAGTAGTGGCTCTGTATTAGGCTCGTCTAAATCTTCCTCCACTGACGATGGATCTGTGACCTATAAACTATCTGGCAGTGATTCCACTGtagacaatgacaacaatgaaTTTGATACAAATGCTAATCTAAAGGACAGCGAT atgGTTGAGCAGACAAGTCAAAATGAGTCGACCACATCCAGTGGCTGTTTGTCTGACTCCTACGATATTGCTGTCAAAATGCTTAGCTCATCACAGATTGATGAGGCAGAGAAGCAATTCCTTTTTCTCTATCAACAAATGCAAGAGAAATCAGAGGATACAACACAGATTCTTGTTCAAACATTGAATGGGCTTGCTGATGTCTGCACAAGAAGAAGTCGTATGTGCCGATCCAACCCGATGGAATGGCAGTGGCTTTGTATGCATGCTATTGCCCTACTTCAATATACAATGGAAATTTGTGATTCTGAATTAGAAACTGAAATGGAAAATGATACTATTGAATGGTATACAGAACAAAAGCAAGCTCTAGAACAGAAATGTAAACCCTTAGAAGACAGTCTAAATAGAGCTTTATATAATTGTATGAAACATGAAGCAAGAAAATATTTAGACCCTTTTCGGTCATTTTCTGTCCCAAATACTCCTGGAACACCATCAAGAAGTATGTTTCCCTTGTCCACTGGAAACAAATTCAATCTATATTCAACCATGCATTCTCAAATCATTAGTAAAACCAATGAAAACCAAAGTGCTGATGATAGCCATACTGGCCTTTCATGGCTATCTAAATTCCACGAGTATTGTAATGACAGACTTCAAACCAAAAATATAGGAACTATTTTCAATAGACTTTTTCTAAAAAAGCAGGTCCAATCCAAGCATGATAATGATGATGCTGAAAGTGCAGTATCAGGAGGTTCGTTAGATTGGGATCACAGTGATTTAGATAGGGAAATTTGTAATGATGTTCCAGTGGAAGAAGAAAAAGAGTCTCCCGTCAAAGAACATTCACTTGGTTTCGAACTTGCTGCAAGTGACATAAACAATGAAGGATGGGATTTCTTCTTAGGGGATCGCAAGAACTGTACTTTTGAAAGTGTAGTACAAGTAGCATCAAATCCACATCATATAAATGGGCCTTCAAAAAACGACATTATAGACATTCAAAGAAGAGAAAGCATTAAGGAAAAAGAAGTGGTCTCCCCTTTACATGATCACAGTATTAAACTGACTCTGACTAAATGTTATGCTAAGTTAGCCGATAAACTAATGACAGAGGAAGACTATGCAAATGCAGAAGTCATCTATGAACAAGTGTTAGAAATTGTAGATGAAATCCAAGATGGTACTGCTGGCATGCTCAGATTTTATGCTCGACTTCTTAAGAATTGTGGAACTGCAAAATCAAAACAAGGAAAAATGTCTCAGGGTTTGAAACTACTAAACAAAGCACTTGAGACTTATCGTGACTTACAAGATGACGAGGCTAATTTTGAAATAGCTCTTGCATTATTGGAACTAGGAAATGGATATGTTACCGGTCGAGATAAAGATAATGCTGTGTTCAGTTATGCCATAGGTGCCATTTGTGAATTCTTCGAAAAAGATGGATCTGATGATATTACAAGCTCCACATCAAGTTCAAAATCTGAGTTTTCCTCACCAGAGAAAATTGAGGAAGAGCAAAATATTGATGATGCTATACAGTGTTATAAAGAAGCTTTACACCTCCTACGTAATCATGAAAGTCAAAGGGAGGATAAACAATCAGACTTGGTGGCAAGATCTACTAGAAGATTAGCGGACTGTTACTTTATGCAAAAGGAATATGACAAGGCACTTGAATGCTATGAAAAATCTTTATCCATGTTAAGGAATACTCCATCCGTAGGAAGAGATCTAGTACTAGAAAATGCTCATGTGCTGTGTATGCTGGGAGTCTCTAGTTTTATGTTACTAATGTTTCCAAGAGCTGCATCAACCTTTGAACTGGCATTACACATGGTTAAGTATGCCTTTTCACTTAAAAGTACATTTTTCCATGGACTTTTACTGGCCTTAATGGGAATTACATTCTACAAAATGAGAAATTATCATCGTTGTGTTTCGATGTGTTATCAGGCTTTCGAAATATTTTGTGCCCTACATGGTGATAAATTACCAGAACTACCAAAGCATAAATTCTGGCTGGTTTGCCAAGTTCTCTATGTCATGGGAAATTCTTACAACAATCTGAACTTACATCAGAAAGCAATCAAATATCTCTCAGTGGCAAGATCAGTATTAATGGCATCCAGACATAGAGACCGTCGACAGTTCATGCGAGTATTACAAATCTTAGGAGATTGTTATTTTGCTCAGTACGATTATAAATCAGCTTTACAATTCTACAATGAAGCACTAGAATATGGAGATTGTGAAAGTCAAATTTCCTTCAATGAAGTATTTGATGCCAATGCCAATTCAGATGAAATGTCAATGCACAATCAGCTGGTTAGCAAATCTGCAGAGGCTCATATTAGTATGCAACAATATCAAAATGCAGTTCATTATCTAGAACAAGCTCATGACATGCAAGAAACTATGGGAGATGATATTAAAGGAGACTTAGCCGCTACTCTTCATTCTCTTGGACAAATGTACTGCGGAGCAGGGGATGTAGATAAAGCAATTGATTCATATAATGAAAGCTTAGAGGTCTACAGAGAAATTCATAATGGAAATCTAGGGCCTGAAGTAGTTTCAACATTGGGAGATCTTGCCGCAATGTGTTATGTGAAAGCTTGTCTTTGTGATGATGTTGATAGCGAGCTGGAAATGATTGTGGCCACTGAAAAATACTTCCAGGAAGCTTTAGCTCTTGGCAAAAACCCGGTAATTACTATTCGTTATGCAAACTTTTTATTTAGCCAAAATAATTATGTTGATGCtgtgaaatatttgaaaagtgTTCTAGAGATAGAGGACATTGAAACAGCACCTGATCTGGTTTATGGTGGTTTAGAAAAAGTCACTCTACCAGATGTCCTACAGGACGAAGTTGACTGCCAAGAAGAAGTTGTTCTTCCACCATCATCCCTTGCCAGATATTTATTGATATTATCCCATAAAAACTTAGGTCATACAAAACTTGCCGAGGACAATCTAATCGATCTCCTTATGGAAACATTAGATTATGATATTCCAATTTTATACTCAGTGCTTGGATATTCAATGATGGAAATGGGAGTTATCGAAGAGGCAATTTGGTGCTTTGGAACAGCAGTATCTCTAGAAAATGACTATAGACTTGCAATTGATAATTTCTGTACATGTGTCTGTATTTGGGTTCTACAAACTTTAGAAAGAGCTGTTGGAGTTATATGTACTTATTATGGAATATATGTTAGTCCCATGTACTTGTCCACTACAAGTGAGAGcattttttcttattcaactTACCTTATCTAA
- the LOC143073469 gene encoding uncharacterized protein LOC143073469 isoform X3: MQESDVPLHEPKTYQMSSTNVVLQRHDLIGSSKSSSSSSSSTIGSYRSSSSSGSYKSSLSSGSVLGSSKSSSTDDGSVTYKLSGSDSTVDNDNNEFDTNANLKDSDMVEQTSQNESTTSSGCLSDSYDIAVKMLSSSQIDEAEKQFLFLYQQMQEKSEDTTQILVQTLNGLADVCTRRSRMCRSNPMEWQWLCMHAIALLQYTMEICDSELETEMENDTIEWYTEQKQALEQKCKPLEDSLNRALYNCMKHEARKYLDPFRSFSVPNTPGTPSRSMFPLSTGNKFNLYSTMHSQIISKTNENQSADDSHTGLSWLSKFHEYCNDRLQTKNIGTIFNRLFLKKQVQSKHDNDDAESAVSGGSLDWDHSDLDREICNDVPVEEEKESPVKEHSLGFELAASDINNEGWDFFLGDRKNCTFESVVQVASNPHHINGPSKNDIIDIQRRESIKEKEVVSPLHDHSIKLTLTKCYAKLADKLMTEEDYANAEVIYEQVLEIVDEIQDGTAGMLRFYARLLKNCGTAKSKQGKMSQGLKLLNKALETYRDLQDDEANFEIALALLELGNGYVTGRDKDNAVFSYAIGAICEFFEKDGSDDITSSTSSSKSEFSSPEKIEEEQNIDDAIQCYKEALHLLRNHESQREDKQSDLVARSTRRLADCYFMQKEYDKALECYEKSLSMLRNTPSVGRDLVLENAHVLCMLGVSSFMLLMFPRAASTFELALHMVKYAFSLKSTFFHGLLLALMGITFYKMRNYHRCVSMCYQAFEIFCALHGDKLPELPKHKFWLVCQVLYVMGNSYNNLNLHQKAIKYLSVARSVLMASRHRDRRQFMRVLQILGDCYFAQYDYKSALQFYNEALEYGDCESQISFNEVFDANANSDEMSMHNQLVSKSAEAHISMQQYQNAVHYLEQAHDMQETMGDDIKGDLAATLHSLGQMYCGAGDVDKAIDSYNESLEVYREIHNGNLGPEVVSTLGDLAAMCYVKACLCDDVDSELEMIVATEKYFQEALALGKNPVITIRYANFLFSQNNYVDAVKYLKSVLEIEDIETAPDLVYGGLEKVTLPDVLQDEVDCQEEVVLPPSSLARYLLILSHKNLGHTKLAEDNLIDLLMETLDYDIPILYSVLGYSMMEMGVIEEAIWCFGTAVSLENDYRLAIDNFCTCVCIWVLQTLERAVGVICTYYGIYVSPMYLSTTSESIFSYSTYLI, from the exons ATGCAGGAATCAG ATGTACCCCTTCACGAACCAAAGACATACCAGATGTCATCTACCAATGTGGTCTTACAAAGACATGATTTGATTGGTTCATCTAAGTCTTCATCATCTAGTAGTAGTTCTACTATTGGTTCATACAGATCATCCTCCAGCTCTGGCTCATACAAGTCTTCATTAAGTAGTGGCTCTGTATTAGGCTCGTCTAAATCTTCCTCCACTGACGATGGATCTGTGACCTATAAACTATCTGGCAGTGATTCCACTGtagacaatgacaacaatgaaTTTGATACAAATGCTAATCTAAAGGACAGCGAT atgGTTGAGCAGACAAGTCAAAATGAGTCGACCACATCCAGTGGCTGTTTGTCTGACTCCTACGATATTGCTGTCAAAATGCTTAGCTCATCACAGATTGATGAGGCAGAGAAGCAATTCCTTTTTCTCTATCAACAAATGCAAGAGAAATCAGAGGATACAACACAGATTCTTGTTCAAACATTGAATGGGCTTGCTGATGTCTGCACAAGAAGAAGTCGTATGTGCCGATCCAACCCGATGGAATGGCAGTGGCTTTGTATGCATGCTATTGCCCTACTTCAATATACAATGGAAATTTGTGATTCTGAATTAGAAACTGAAATGGAAAATGATACTATTGAATGGTATACAGAACAAAAGCAAGCTCTAGAACAGAAATGTAAACCCTTAGAAGACAGTCTAAATAGAGCTTTATATAATTGTATGAAACATGAAGCAAGAAAATATTTAGACCCTTTTCGGTCATTTTCTGTCCCAAATACTCCTGGAACACCATCAAGAAGTATGTTTCCCTTGTCCACTGGAAACAAATTCAATCTATATTCAACCATGCATTCTCAAATCATTAGTAAAACCAATGAAAACCAAAGTGCTGATGATAGCCATACTGGCCTTTCATGGCTATCTAAATTCCACGAGTATTGTAATGACAGACTTCAAACCAAAAATATAGGAACTATTTTCAATAGACTTTTTCTAAAAAAGCAGGTCCAATCCAAGCATGATAATGATGATGCTGAAAGTGCAGTATCAGGAGGTTCGTTAGATTGGGATCACAGTGATTTAGATAGGGAAATTTGTAATGATGTTCCAGTGGAAGAAGAAAAAGAGTCTCCCGTCAAAGAACATTCACTTGGTTTCGAACTTGCTGCAAGTGACATAAACAATGAAGGATGGGATTTCTTCTTAGGGGATCGCAAGAACTGTACTTTTGAAAGTGTAGTACAAGTAGCATCAAATCCACATCATATAAATGGGCCTTCAAAAAACGACATTATAGACATTCAAAGAAGAGAAAGCATTAAGGAAAAAGAAGTGGTCTCCCCTTTACATGATCACAGTATTAAACTGACTCTGACTAAATGTTATGCTAAGTTAGCCGATAAACTAATGACAGAGGAAGACTATGCAAATGCAGAAGTCATCTATGAACAAGTGTTAGAAATTGTAGATGAAATCCAAGATGGTACTGCTGGCATGCTCAGATTTTATGCTCGACTTCTTAAGAATTGTGGAACTGCAAAATCAAAACAAGGAAAAATGTCTCAGGGTTTGAAACTACTAAACAAAGCACTTGAGACTTATCGTGACTTACAAGATGACGAGGCTAATTTTGAAATAGCTCTTGCATTATTGGAACTAGGAAATGGATATGTTACCGGTCGAGATAAAGATAATGCTGTGTTCAGTTATGCCATAGGTGCCATTTGTGAATTCTTCGAAAAAGATGGATCTGATGATATTACAAGCTCCACATCAAGTTCAAAATCTGAGTTTTCCTCACCAGAGAAAATTGAGGAAGAGCAAAATATTGATGATGCTATACAGTGTTATAAAGAAGCTTTACACCTCCTACGTAATCATGAAAGTCAAAGGGAGGATAAACAATCAGACTTGGTGGCAAGATCTACTAGAAGATTAGCGGACTGTTACTTTATGCAAAAGGAATATGACAAGGCACTTGAATGCTATGAAAAATCTTTATCCATGTTAAGGAATACTCCATCCGTAGGAAGAGATCTAGTACTAGAAAATGCTCATGTGCTGTGTATGCTGGGAGTCTCTAGTTTTATGTTACTAATGTTTCCAAGAGCTGCATCAACCTTTGAACTGGCATTACACATGGTTAAGTATGCCTTTTCACTTAAAAGTACATTTTTCCATGGACTTTTACTGGCCTTAATGGGAATTACATTCTACAAAATGAGAAATTATCATCGTTGTGTTTCGATGTGTTATCAGGCTTTCGAAATATTTTGTGCCCTACATGGTGATAAATTACCAGAACTACCAAAGCATAAATTCTGGCTGGTTTGCCAAGTTCTCTATGTCATGGGAAATTCTTACAACAATCTGAACTTACATCAGAAAGCAATCAAATATCTCTCAGTGGCAAGATCAGTATTAATGGCATCCAGACATAGAGACCGTCGACAGTTCATGCGAGTATTACAAATCTTAGGAGATTGTTATTTTGCTCAGTACGATTATAAATCAGCTTTACAATTCTACAATGAAGCACTAGAATATGGAGATTGTGAAAGTCAAATTTCCTTCAATGAAGTATTTGATGCCAATGCCAATTCAGATGAAATGTCAATGCACAATCAGCTGGTTAGCAAATCTGCAGAGGCTCATATTAGTATGCAACAATATCAAAATGCAGTTCATTATCTAGAACAAGCTCATGACATGCAAGAAACTATGGGAGATGATATTAAAGGAGACTTAGCCGCTACTCTTCATTCTCTTGGACAAATGTACTGCGGAGCAGGGGATGTAGATAAAGCAATTGATTCATATAATGAAAGCTTAGAGGTCTACAGAGAAATTCATAATGGAAATCTAGGGCCTGAAGTAGTTTCAACATTGGGAGATCTTGCCGCAATGTGTTATGTGAAAGCTTGTCTTTGTGATGATGTTGATAGCGAGCTGGAAATGATTGTGGCCACTGAAAAATACTTCCAGGAAGCTTTAGCTCTTGGCAAAAACCCGGTAATTACTATTCGTTATGCAAACTTTTTATTTAGCCAAAATAATTATGTTGATGCtgtgaaatatttgaaaagtgTTCTAGAGATAGAGGACATTGAAACAGCACCTGATCTGGTTTATGGTGGTTTAGAAAAAGTCACTCTACCAGATGTCCTACAGGACGAAGTTGACTGCCAAGAAGAAGTTGTTCTTCCACCATCATCCCTTGCCAGATATTTATTGATATTATCCCATAAAAACTTAGGTCATACAAAACTTGCCGAGGACAATCTAATCGATCTCCTTATGGAAACATTAGATTATGATATTCCAATTTTATACTCAGTGCTTGGATATTCAATGATGGAAATGGGAGTTATCGAAGAGGCAATTTGGTGCTTTGGAACAGCAGTATCTCTAGAAAATGACTATAGACTTGCAATTGATAATTTCTGTACATGTGTCTGTATTTGGGTTCTACAAACTTTAGAAAGAGCTGTTGGAGTTATATGTACTTATTATGGAATATATGTTAGTCCCATGTACTTGTCCACTACAAGTGAGAGcattttttcttattcaactTACCTTATCTAA